In Halorientalis sp. LT38, a genomic segment contains:
- a CDS encoding helix-hairpin-helix domain-containing protein, which yields MELEAIPGVGAKTAERLAELDDPERALREGDVAAIARAPGISDGRAARIARGAIRRDHDDPGGFLGTERARELYRQALGLVQERTVTDYAARRLETIYPSAAASRIEEVRAFATDAMEREPDPAVREALADVEPLETPGDLRIRDRCLATGDAETYARAQEVVPEVSVELVDDARKLSELGRGYATVVALDEAFAGVEVDGDVRVDPTALESPAEVVPERVLTFFARNRESLQAAATVAREAGLDAPVDLDALADGLARLDADGRVKGDEELDRLSTAVDDLDAAVSTAESVANDRLREAIEERDVTIEGADLLSLVERGAGVDSLLDRELADEYADAVAAARDQLVDALQLRDTESIARQAFPEEPTFPVERDEAVVSRLREELTAARDRRATRQKRELAADLADARPAAEELVDAALSLDVELAVARFAREFDCTMPTLTDDEPGFAIEGGRSPLLDVSFDAVEPVDYGVDGVTLLSGVNSGGKTSTLDLVALIVVLAHMGLPVPAESARVERLAELHYHAKTQGTLDAGAFESTLREFGGLVTGVGDDAEGEERTGRKLVLVDELESITEPGASAKIMAGILEALDERGATAVFVSHLAREIRAAADFDVQVDGIQAVGLSDGELEVNRSPVKGELARSTPELIVEKLAEDGDERSKAFYRRLLGKF from the coding sequence GGTACCGAGCGGGCCCGCGAACTCTACCGACAGGCGCTGGGCCTGGTACAGGAGCGGACCGTCACCGACTACGCCGCCCGGCGACTGGAGACGATCTACCCCAGCGCCGCGGCGTCGAGAATCGAGGAGGTCCGGGCGTTCGCGACCGACGCGATGGAACGGGAGCCCGACCCCGCCGTCCGCGAGGCCCTGGCAGACGTCGAGCCACTCGAAACGCCCGGCGACCTGCGGATCCGGGACCGCTGTCTCGCCACGGGGGACGCCGAGACCTACGCCCGCGCCCAGGAGGTCGTCCCCGAGGTCAGCGTCGAACTCGTCGACGACGCCCGAAAGCTCTCCGAACTGGGGCGAGGGTACGCCACCGTCGTCGCGCTCGACGAAGCCTTCGCCGGCGTCGAGGTCGACGGCGACGTGCGCGTCGACCCGACCGCCCTCGAGAGCCCGGCGGAGGTCGTCCCCGAGCGCGTCCTGACCTTCTTCGCCCGCAACCGCGAGAGCCTGCAGGCGGCCGCGACGGTCGCCCGCGAGGCGGGCCTCGACGCCCCCGTCGATCTGGACGCGCTTGCGGACGGACTCGCCAGACTGGACGCCGACGGCCGAGTCAAAGGCGACGAGGAACTCGACCGGCTGAGTACCGCCGTCGACGACCTCGACGCCGCGGTCTCGACCGCCGAGTCGGTGGCCAACGACCGCCTCCGCGAGGCCATCGAGGAGCGCGACGTCACCATCGAGGGCGCGGACCTGCTCTCGCTGGTCGAACGCGGCGCGGGCGTCGACTCGCTTCTGGACCGCGAACTCGCCGACGAGTACGCCGACGCGGTGGCGGCCGCCCGCGACCAGCTCGTGGACGCGCTCCAGTTGCGCGACACCGAGAGCATCGCCCGGCAGGCGTTCCCGGAGGAACCCACCTTCCCCGTCGAGCGCGACGAGGCCGTCGTCAGCCGCCTCCGCGAGGAACTGACAGCCGCCCGGGACCGCCGGGCGACCCGGCAGAAGCGCGAACTCGCGGCCGACCTGGCCGACGCGCGACCCGCCGCCGAGGAACTGGTCGACGCGGCGCTGTCCCTGGACGTGGAACTGGCGGTGGCCCGCTTCGCCCGCGAGTTCGACTGCACGATGCCGACGCTCACGGACGACGAGCCGGGCTTTGCCATCGAAGGCGGGCGCTCGCCGCTGCTCGACGTGTCCTTCGACGCGGTGGAGCCCGTCGATTACGGCGTCGACGGCGTGACGCTGCTCTCGGGCGTCAACAGCGGTGGGAAGACCTCGACGCTCGATCTGGTGGCGCTGATCGTCGTCCTCGCGCACATGGGGTTGCCGGTGCCGGCCGAATCGGCGAGAGTCGAGCGCCTGGCCGAGTTACACTACCACGCCAAGACCCAGGGGACGCTGGACGCGGGGGCCTTCGAGTCCACCCTCCGGGAGTTCGGCGGTCTGGTGACCGGCGTCGGCGACGACGCCGAAGGCGAGGAGCGGACCGGTCGCAAACTCGTGCTGGTCGACGAACTGGAGTCGATCACCGAGCCGGGCGCGAGCGCGAAGATCATGGCCGGCATCCTCGAGGCCCTGGACGAGCGCGGCGCGACGGCGGTGTTCGTCTCGCACCTGGCCCGCGAGATCCGGGCCGCCGCGGACTTCGACGTGCAGGTGGACGGCATCCAGGCCGTCGGACTCTCCGACGGCGAACTGGAGGTCAACCGGTCGCCGGTGAAGGGGGAACTGGCGCGGTCGACGCCGGAGTTGATCGTCGAGAAACTGGCCGAGGACGGGGACGAGCGGTCGAAGGCGTTCTATCGGCGGTTGCTGGGGAAATTTTAG
- a CDS encoding ORC1-type DNA replication protein, with protein MTDDPEEGMLSWDESVFRDEHVFEIDYLPETFHHRDSQMDSLKYALRPAVRGSRPLNVIARGPPGTGKTTAVQKLFTELRAETAEVRAVRVNCQVNGTRYSVFSRLFEGIFDYEPPSSGISFKRLFEQVTDRLVEDEEVLVVALDDVNYLFYENEASDTLYSLLRAHEEHAGARIGVICISSDLDLDVIEELDGRVQSVFRPEEVYFPTYDESEIVDILGERVDRGFHDGVISPTVLDRVAALTAEANGDLRVGIDLLRRAGLNAEMRASKEVSVEDVESAYDKSKFVHLSRALRGLSDSEASLVAVIADHSGEQAGEVYETFNERTDLGYTRYSEIINKLDRLGIIDASYTDVDGRGRSRELTLNYDADAVLDRLET; from the coding sequence ATGACCGACGACCCCGAGGAGGGGATGCTCTCGTGGGACGAGTCGGTGTTTCGCGACGAACACGTCTTCGAGATCGACTACCTCCCCGAGACGTTCCACCACCGGGACTCGCAGATGGATAGCCTGAAGTACGCGCTCCGGCCGGCGGTCCGGGGCTCGCGCCCGCTGAACGTGATCGCCCGCGGCCCGCCCGGGACGGGGAAGACCACGGCGGTCCAGAAGCTGTTCACCGAGTTGCGCGCCGAGACGGCCGAGGTCCGGGCGGTCCGGGTCAACTGCCAGGTCAACGGCACCCGCTACTCGGTCTTTTCCAGGCTGTTCGAGGGCATCTTCGACTACGAACCGCCCTCGTCGGGCATCTCCTTCAAGCGACTGTTCGAGCAGGTGACCGATCGCCTCGTCGAGGACGAGGAGGTGCTCGTGGTGGCCCTGGACGACGTGAACTACCTCTTCTACGAGAACGAGGCCTCCGACACGCTCTACTCGCTGTTGCGCGCCCACGAGGAACACGCCGGCGCGCGCATCGGCGTCATCTGCATCTCCTCGGACCTGGACCTGGACGTGATCGAGGAACTCGACGGCCGCGTCCAGTCCGTCTTCCGCCCGGAGGAGGTGTACTTCCCGACCTACGACGAGAGCGAGATCGTGGACATCCTCGGCGAGCGGGTCGACCGCGGGTTCCACGACGGCGTGATCTCCCCGACGGTGCTCGACCGGGTGGCAGCGCTCACGGCGGAGGCCAACGGCGACCTCCGGGTCGGGATCGACCTGCTCCGGCGGGCCGGGCTCAACGCCGAGATGCGCGCCTCGAAGGAGGTCAGCGTCGAGGACGTCGAGAGCGCCTACGACAAGTCGAAGTTCGTTCACCTCTCGCGGGCGCTCCGTGGCCTCTCCGACAGCGAGGCGTCGCTGGTGGCGGTGATCGCCGACCACTCCGGCGAGCAGGCCGGCGAGGTCTACGAGACCTTCAACGAGCGGACCGACCTGGGCTACACGCGCTACTCCGAGATCATCAACAAGCTCGATCGGCTGGGAATCATCGACGCCAGCTACACCGACGTCGACGGCCGCGGCCGATCCCGGGAGCTGACCCTCAATTACGACGCCGATGCGGTCCTCGACCGGCTTGAGACCTGA
- a CDS encoding SDR family NAD(P)-dependent oxidoreductase, whose product MTRTVVVAGVGPGLGESIARRFAAEGCRVGLFARSADYLDDLAADLDETPGAGLSVPTDLTDPDEIAAGFEAVRDAFGPVDVLVNHASAASWEGLTEIDTASFERALAVGPKAALHCSQEAVADMRAGDGGTVIFTGATTSVRGREGAIGFSAAKFACRGMAESMARELGPEGIHVAHVVLDGGILPPDREVENPDDYLDPDAIADSYWHLVEQDESAWTLELDLRPHVEDF is encoded by the coding sequence ATGACACGCACTGTCGTCGTCGCGGGCGTCGGTCCCGGACTCGGCGAGTCGATCGCGCGGCGCTTCGCCGCCGAGGGCTGTCGCGTCGGCCTGTTCGCCCGGTCGGCGGACTACCTCGACGACCTCGCCGCGGACCTCGACGAGACGCCCGGAGCGGGACTTTCGGTGCCGACCGACCTGACCGACCCCGACGAGATCGCGGCGGGCTTCGAGGCCGTCCGGGACGCGTTCGGACCCGTCGACGTCCTCGTCAACCACGCCAGCGCCGCCTCGTGGGAGGGGCTCACCGAGATCGACACCGCGTCGTTCGAGCGCGCGCTCGCGGTCGGCCCGAAGGCGGCCCTCCACTGCTCACAGGAAGCCGTCGCCGATATGCGGGCGGGGGACGGCGGCACCGTGATCTTCACCGGTGCGACAACGTCCGTCCGGGGCCGCGAAGGCGCGATCGGGTTCTCCGCCGCGAAGTTCGCCTGCCGCGGCATGGCCGAGTCGATGGCCCGGGAACTGGGCCCCGAAGGGATTCACGTGGCCCACGTCGTCCTCGACGGCGGGATCTTGCCGCCCGACCGCGAGGTCGAAAATCCCGACGACTACCTGGACCCCGACGCCATCGCCGACAGCTACTGGCACCTGGTCGAGCAGGACGAGTCGGCGTGGACGCTGGAACTGGACCTCAGACCGCACGTCGAGGACTTCTGA
- the rpiA gene encoding ribose-5-phosphate isomerase RpiA, which produces MKRGGSDEAKRRAGESAAEAVADGMVVGLGTGSTAAHAIRALGRAVDSGLDIEGIPTSYQSRDLARDVGIPLTTLDEATPDLAIDGADQVAGGDLIKGGGAAHAREKIVDAAADRFLVVADDSKLTDRLSAPVPVEVLPDAREPVADRLGDLGGDPELRAAERKDGPVVTDNGNLVLDCDFGEIDDPAALGSDLSALPGVVEHGLFVGLADEIHVGSDDDVTVRQPGE; this is translated from the coding sequence ATGAAACGCGGCGGGAGCGACGAGGCGAAGCGACGTGCCGGCGAGTCCGCCGCCGAAGCCGTCGCGGACGGGATGGTGGTCGGCCTCGGCACCGGCAGCACGGCGGCCCACGCCATTCGGGCGCTCGGTCGGGCCGTGGACTCGGGGCTGGATATCGAGGGGATCCCGACCTCCTACCAGTCGCGCGACCTCGCTCGCGACGTGGGCATCCCGCTGACGACGCTGGACGAGGCGACCCCCGACCTGGCCATCGACGGGGCCGATCAGGTGGCCGGCGGCGACCTGATCAAGGGCGGCGGCGCGGCCCACGCCCGCGAGAAGATCGTCGACGCGGCCGCCGACCGATTTCTGGTGGTCGCCGACGACTCGAAGCTCACCGACCGGCTCTCGGCACCCGTCCCGGTCGAGGTCCTGCCCGACGCCCGCGAACCGGTTGCCGACCGACTCGGCGACCTCGGCGGCGACCCGGAACTCCGGGCGGCCGAGCGCAAGGACGGCCCCGTCGTCACCGACAACGGGAACCTCGTCCTCGACTGTGATTTCGGCGAGATCGACGACCCGGCGGCGCTGGGCAGCGATCTCTCGGCGCTCCCGGGCGTGGTCGAGCACGGCCTGTTCGTGGGGCTGGCCGACGAGATTCACGTCGGGAGCGACGACGACGTGACGGTCCGCCAGCCTGGCGAGTGA
- a CDS encoding hydroxymethylglutaryl-CoA reductase: protein MVVPKPDSGILNRLYANLVGGNGIVSLDVPEKVLKRLYTYGSLQNTDEGVRFEVKNRLQDAEFAGVERLEINGDEVLPSDVTLETSEGDSYELTEIDETDPIGFPVGRTVYVTVAGLDLPTGDHDIEIDFLAPPFGSLSLSVTDAIRDEETVTSVPRDEADNYSEEAIAERHEFLAEETDTELDHVTEYSIDPEGLEGNIENFVGVAQMPMGLAGPLRVEGEHADGEYPIPLATTEGTLVASYSRGMKALNLSGGVKATVVDDRMNRAPVFVFEDARTARDFRDWVFDHYDTIREKAEETSSVAELVEIEDYLTNNYAFLRFDFKTGDAAGQNMVGKATFAACNWILNEFPGYVENFYLEGNFATDKKHSQVNDMMTRGKRVTAEATIPEEVFTHHLGADPESLVHHGEVANIGSMLAGTNTNGAHPANGLAALFIATGQDEANVAESSAALVNATLLDDNSVHVSVTIPSLIVATYGGGTGLPTQNEALQMLDCDGAGNVNKFAEIAAGVVLAGELSLASAISASDWVTSHEELGRNR, encoded by the coding sequence ATGGTCGTCCCGAAACCGGACAGCGGCATACTGAACAGGCTGTACGCGAACCTCGTCGGGGGCAACGGGATCGTCTCGCTGGACGTCCCGGAGAAGGTGCTCAAGCGTCTCTACACGTACGGGAGCCTCCAGAACACCGACGAGGGGGTCCGCTTCGAGGTCAAAAACAGGTTGCAGGACGCCGAGTTCGCGGGCGTCGAGCGCCTCGAGATCAACGGCGACGAGGTCCTGCCGAGCGACGTGACACTGGAGACCTCCGAGGGAGACAGCTACGAACTGACGGAGATCGACGAGACGGATCCGATCGGCTTCCCGGTCGGCCGGACGGTGTACGTCACCGTTGCGGGGCTGGACCTCCCGACCGGCGATCACGACATCGAGATCGACTTCCTGGCCCCGCCCTTCGGGTCGCTCTCGCTGTCGGTCACCGACGCGATCCGGGACGAGGAGACGGTCACGAGCGTCCCGCGCGACGAGGCCGACAACTACAGCGAGGAGGCCATCGCCGAGCGCCACGAGTTCCTCGCCGAGGAGACGGACACGGAACTCGACCACGTCACGGAGTACTCGATCGATCCGGAGGGACTGGAGGGCAACATCGAGAACTTCGTCGGCGTCGCGCAGATGCCGATGGGGCTCGCCGGGCCGCTCAGGGTCGAGGGCGAACACGCCGACGGCGAGTACCCGATCCCGCTCGCCACCACGGAGGGGACGCTCGTGGCCTCCTACAGCCGCGGGATGAAGGCGCTGAATCTGTCCGGCGGCGTGAAGGCGACCGTCGTCGACGACCGGATGAACCGCGCGCCGGTCTTCGTCTTCGAGGACGCCCGGACCGCCCGGGACTTCCGTGACTGGGTGTTCGACCACTACGACACCATCAGGGAGAAAGCCGAGGAGACCTCGAGCGTCGCCGAACTGGTCGAAATCGAAGACTACCTCACCAACAACTACGCCTTCCTCCGCTTCGACTTTAAAACGGGGGACGCCGCCGGGCAGAACATGGTCGGGAAGGCCACGTTCGCGGCCTGCAACTGGATCCTCAACGAGTTCCCCGGCTACGTCGAGAACTTCTACCTGGAGGGGAACTTCGCGACGGACAAGAAACACTCGCAGGTCAACGACATGATGACCCGCGGCAAGCGGGTGACCGCCGAGGCCACGATTCCGGAGGAGGTGTTCACCCACCACCTCGGCGCCGACCCCGAGAGCCTGGTCCACCACGGCGAGGTCGCCAACATCGGGTCGATGCTGGCGGGGACCAACACGAACGGCGCGCACCCGGCCAACGGGCTGGCAGCGCTTTTCATCGCCACGGGCCAGGACGAGGCCAACGTCGCCGAGTCCTCGGCCGCGCTGGTCAACGCGACCCTGCTCGACGACAACTCGGTCCACGTCTCGGTGACCATCCCCTCGCTCATCGTCGCCACCTACGGCGGCGGGACCGGCCTGCCGACCCAGAACGAGGCCCTCCAGATGCTGGACTGTGACGGCGCTGGCAACGTCAACAAGTTCGCCGAGATCGCCGCCGGCGTCGTCCTCGCCGGCGAGCTCTCGCTGGCGTCGGCCATCTCGGCCTCGGACTGGGTGACCAGCCACGAGGAACTGGGCCGCAACCGCTGA
- a CDS encoding DUF7563 family protein, which produces MPECQNCGAFVTAAYARVFTPNGIQEPRVCPQCEDKIRDGADVRAARSTRRG; this is translated from the coding sequence ATGCCGGAATGTCAGAACTGCGGCGCTTTCGTCACCGCCGCGTACGCACGTGTTTTTACACCGAACGGCATCCAGGAACCACGGGTCTGCCCCCAGTGTGAGGACAAGATCCGCGACGGCGCGGACGTCCGGGCGGCGCGGTCGACGCGGCGCGGATAG
- the glmM gene encoding phosphoglucosamine mutase: MFGTSGIRGPVGETVTADLALSVGRALGVDADRVVVGRDSRESGELLTDALAAGLRESGTDVLDLGLAATPTVARAVGWEDADAGVSITASHNPPEDNGIKLWQPSGQAFDADRRATISDRVREDAADLQPWDGLGSRREADARERHRAALVDAVDVADPPHVIVDVGNGAGGVTVDALQDLGCHVETLNAQPDGSFPARPSEPTAENCQSLATLVAETDADLGIAHDGDADRMRAVAGDGTYLSGDVTLALFARAAADPGQRVAAPVDTSLAVADHLAEIDVTVERTKVGDVYVAERVAGEGVAFGGEPSGAWIWPDATLCPDGPLAACRLVELAAERPLADRAAEIETYPIHRDSVEVGDKAAVMDRVRDLVADRYDDVQTLDGVRVDLGDAWFLVRASGTQPLVRITAEGREADRAQDALAAARELLETARK; this comes from the coding sequence ATGTTCGGAACGAGCGGCATCAGGGGGCCGGTCGGCGAGACGGTGACGGCGGACCTCGCGCTCTCGGTGGGGCGCGCGCTCGGCGTCGACGCCGACCGGGTCGTCGTCGGGCGTGACTCTCGCGAGAGCGGCGAGTTGCTGACGGACGCGCTCGCGGCCGGCCTCAGGGAGTCGGGTACCGACGTGCTGGATCTCGGACTCGCGGCGACGCCGACCGTCGCCCGCGCCGTCGGCTGGGAGGACGCCGACGCCGGCGTCTCGATCACCGCCTCGCACAACCCGCCCGAGGACAACGGGATCAAGCTCTGGCAACCGAGCGGCCAGGCGTTCGACGCCGACCGCCGGGCGACCATCAGCGACCGCGTCCGCGAGGACGCCGCCGACCTGCAGCCCTGGGACGGACTGGGGTCGCGGCGGGAGGCCGACGCCCGCGAACGCCACCGCGCGGCGCTGGTCGACGCGGTAGACGTCGCGGACCCACCCCACGTGATCGTGGACGTCGGCAACGGGGCCGGCGGCGTCACCGTCGACGCGCTCCAGGACCTGGGGTGTCACGTCGAGACGCTAAACGCCCAGCCCGACGGCTCGTTCCCGGCGCGACCCAGCGAGCCCACGGCGGAGAACTGCCAGTCGCTCGCGACGCTCGTCGCCGAAACCGACGCGGACCTGGGCATCGCCCACGACGGCGACGCCGACCGGATGCGGGCGGTGGCCGGCGACGGCACCTACCTCTCGGGCGACGTGACGCTGGCGCTGTTCGCCCGCGCGGCCGCCGACCCCGGGCAGCGGGTCGCGGCGCCGGTCGACACCAGCCTCGCGGTCGCGGACCACCTCGCCGAGATCGACGTGACCGTCGAGCGGACGAAGGTCGGCGACGTGTACGTCGCCGAGCGTGTCGCCGGCGAGGGCGTGGCCTTCGGCGGCGAGCCGAGCGGGGCCTGGATCTGGCCCGACGCGACGCTGTGCCCGGACGGCCCGCTCGCGGCCTGCCGGCTGGTCGAACTGGCCGCCGAGCGCCCGCTGGCCGACCGTGCAGCAGAGATCGAGACGTATCCGATCCACCGCGACAGCGTCGAGGTCGGGGACAAGGCCGCCGTGATGGACCGGGTCCGGGACCTCGTCGCCGACCGGTACGACGACGTTCAGACGTTGGACGGTGTGCGCGTGGATCTGGGCGACGCCTGGTTCCTGGTGCGGGCCAGCGGGACGCAGCCGCTCGTCCGGATCACCGCTGAAGGGCGCGAGGCCGACCGGGCACAGGACGCGCTGGCGGCCGCTCGGGAGTTGCTGGAGACAGCGAGGAAGTAG